A window from Methylococcus mesophilus encodes these proteins:
- a CDS encoding CerR family C-terminal domain-containing protein — MNPPNTHLFQDPTRERLLQAALDVFAEKGFHDATVRDICARAEVNAASVNYHFRSKEALYSEVLAVAFRETHERYPDTLARDPSLPPEIRLRQFIANFLARMLDETHLGRHGKLIARELADPTAALDQVIETAMKPGCTLLQGIIAELVGPGVGEAEMHRLGLSIVGQCLMYRHSRSLIDRLCPEIIATPEEIEKTAEHIAGFSIAALRHLSAGEAGT; from the coding sequence ATGAATCCACCGAACACCCATCTTTTTCAGGACCCCACTCGTGAACGGCTGTTGCAAGCCGCGCTGGACGTGTTTGCCGAGAAGGGATTCCACGACGCCACGGTACGGGACATCTGTGCCAGGGCAGAGGTCAACGCGGCTTCCGTGAACTACCATTTCCGCAGCAAGGAGGCGCTGTATTCGGAAGTTCTCGCGGTCGCGTTCAGGGAAACTCACGAACGCTACCCCGACACGCTGGCCCGCGACCCGAGCTTGCCGCCCGAGATTCGGCTGCGCCAGTTCATCGCCAACTTCCTGGCCCGCATGCTGGACGAGACCCATCTCGGTCGCCACGGCAAGCTGATCGCCCGAGAGCTCGCCGACCCTACCGCCGCGCTTGATCAGGTCATCGAGACCGCTATGAAACCGGGTTGCACTCTTTTGCAAGGCATCATCGCCGAACTGGTCGGTCCCGGCGTCGGCGAGGCGGAGATGCACCGGCTGGGTTTGAGCATCGTCGGCCAGTGCCTGATGTACCGGCATTCACGCTCGCTGATCGACCGGCTTTGTCCGGAGATCATCGCCACGCCCGAGGAGATCGAGAAAACCGCCGAGCATATTGCCGGTTTCTCGATCGCCGCGCTCAGACATCTGTCCGCCGGGGAGGCCGGAACGTGA
- a CDS encoding hydrogenase maturation protein → MNILLLSSSYNSLTQHAHVELKALGHRVSVGVATTAEAMREAVRQFPADLVLCPMLAQVIPRDIWEQHMCIILHPGIAGDRGGNSLDWAILNEETQWGVTAVQAAEHMDSGPIWATYEFRMRAASKSSLYRDEVTRAAVRAMLVAVRRFESRLFVPAPLDYSRPEVRGRYRPFVKPEQRQIDWQCDPVAKIVKKIRSGDGAPGVLDEIGGMPVYLYGAHEEGSLVGKPGQIIAQRQGAICRAAVDGAVWISHLKRKGDHADAYFKLPAAMVVADHLADVPEVPVPIHAEIREATFRDIWYEERNDVGYVNFRFYNGAMGTDHCHRLELAMSYARQRPTKVIVLFGGQDFWSNGIHLNLIEAAADPAEESWRNINAMNDFVHSLLTSTDHLTIAAMYGSAGAGGVMMALGADRVLAREGIVLNPHYKGMGGLYGSEYWTYSLPKRVGADLAEQLTERCLPISVHDAKAIGLIDDIVIQDDLGNGSFGRFRNQIIRIAENLADSARFPALLHSKRIQREADERIKPLDQYRREELARMHRNFWGDDPSYHMARTAFVRKQPRPGHLKCSVALEDACRNEHCDEAKRTSASRCALASTGWGEYRSTA, encoded by the coding sequence GTGAACATTCTTTTGCTTTCAAGCAGTTACAACAGCCTCACCCAGCATGCGCATGTCGAACTCAAGGCCCTGGGCCATCGGGTAAGCGTGGGAGTCGCGACGACGGCCGAAGCGATGCGGGAGGCGGTTCGCCAGTTTCCAGCCGACTTGGTGCTGTGCCCGATGCTTGCCCAGGTCATTCCGCGGGACATTTGGGAACAGCACATGTGCATCATCCTTCATCCAGGGATCGCCGGCGACCGGGGCGGCAATTCGCTCGACTGGGCAATCCTCAATGAGGAGACGCAATGGGGCGTGACTGCGGTTCAGGCCGCCGAGCACATGGATTCCGGCCCGATCTGGGCAACTTACGAATTCAGAATGCGGGCGGCGAGCAAGAGCAGCCTCTACCGGGATGAGGTGACCCGTGCGGCGGTCAGGGCCATGCTGGTCGCGGTCAGGCGTTTCGAAAGCCGGCTGTTCGTGCCGGCCCCGCTGGATTATTCGCGGCCGGAAGTCCGCGGCCGTTACCGTCCCTTCGTCAAACCCGAGCAACGGCAGATCGACTGGCAATGCGATCCCGTCGCCAAGATTGTCAAGAAAATCCGCTCCGGGGACGGCGCTCCGGGGGTGCTGGATGAAATCGGCGGGATGCCGGTTTACCTCTACGGCGCGCATGAGGAAGGCTCGCTGGTCGGAAAGCCCGGACAAATCATCGCGCAGAGACAGGGTGCGATCTGCCGGGCCGCCGTCGACGGAGCGGTATGGATTTCCCACTTGAAGCGCAAGGGCGATCATGCGGACGCGTATTTCAAGCTGCCTGCGGCGATGGTGGTGGCGGACCACCTTGCCGACGTGCCCGAGGTACCCGTCCCGATCCATGCCGAAATCCGCGAAGCGACCTTTCGCGACATCTGGTACGAAGAACGCAACGACGTCGGCTACGTCAATTTCCGCTTCTACAACGGCGCGATGGGGACCGACCACTGCCATCGCCTCGAACTGGCGATGAGCTATGCGCGGCAGCGCCCAACCAAGGTGATCGTGCTGTTCGGCGGACAAGACTTCTGGTCGAACGGCATCCATCTTAACCTGATCGAAGCCGCGGCGGATCCGGCCGAAGAGTCCTGGCGGAACATCAATGCAATGAACGATTTCGTGCACAGCCTCCTGACCTCGACCGACCATCTGACGATCGCGGCGATGTACGGCAGCGCCGGTGCCGGCGGCGTGATGATGGCACTGGGGGCGGACAGGGTGCTGGCACGGGAGGGGATCGTCCTGAATCCCCACTACAAAGGCATGGGCGGACTGTACGGTTCCGAGTATTGGACCTACTCCCTGCCGAAGCGGGTCGGCGCCGACCTTGCGGAGCAACTGACCGAACGGTGCCTGCCGATCAGCGTCCACGACGCAAAGGCCATCGGGCTCATCGATGACATCGTGATACAGGACGATTTGGGGAACGGGAGCTTCGGGCGTTTTCGGAATCAAATCATCCGCATCGCCGAGAACCTCGCGGACAGCGCACGCTTTCCCGCCCTGCTTCACTCCAAACGGATACAACGCGAGGCGGATGAGAGAATCAAGCCGCTGGACCAGTATCGCCGCGAAGAGCTTGCCCGGATGCACCGGAACTTCTGGGGCGACGACCCAAGTTATCATATGGCGCGGACGGCATTCGTGCGTAAACAACCCCGGCCGGGACACCTGAAATGCTCCGTCGCCCTGGAAGACGCCTGCCGAAACGAGCATTGCGACGAGGCGAAGCGAACATCCGCCAGCCGTTGCGCATTAGCGTCAACCGGATGGGGTGAGTATCGCTCAACCGCCTGA
- a CDS encoding GlxA family transcriptional regulator: MAQTPVSHDGATGTKVRPIGVVAFDGVEVLDLTGPMEVFALANLGLQQTGTVSENAYPTRVFAKAPGLVTASCGLKIHADTAYGDLTDDIDTLLIPGSPDVSAVLADPDLQAWVRGMAGRVRRLVSVCTGAFLLAKTGLLDGLRATTHWAYCDRLAADYPSISVEPDRIFLREGHIATSGGITSGIDLALSLVEEDWGREMALLGARYMVVFLRRPGGQSQFSGYLVSEATTHPDLRALQMWIVEHPAEDLRNEVLAERMAMSPRNFARVFRMETGMTPAKFVEKARVDAARHFLGISDHLIETVARISGFGDAERMRRAFIRHLGVSPQDYRARFGPPGPQPAPMATESYAAALKASLNAF, translated from the coding sequence ATGGCACAGACTCCTGTATCCCACGACGGCGCAACCGGAACGAAAGTGAGACCTATCGGCGTCGTCGCATTCGACGGCGTGGAGGTTCTGGATCTTACCGGCCCGATGGAAGTGTTTGCGCTCGCCAATCTCGGATTGCAGCAGACGGGCACCGTCTCCGAGAACGCCTATCCCACCCGGGTTTTCGCGAAGGCACCGGGGCTGGTCACCGCTTCGTGCGGACTCAAGATCCATGCCGATACCGCCTACGGCGATCTCACGGACGACATCGATACCTTGCTGATCCCGGGTTCGCCGGACGTCAGCGCCGTGTTGGCCGACCCGGATTTGCAGGCCTGGGTCCGCGGCATGGCCGGTCGGGTCCGGCGGCTCGTCTCGGTCTGCACCGGTGCCTTTCTTCTTGCGAAAACGGGGCTCCTGGATGGATTGAGGGCGACGACCCATTGGGCTTACTGCGACAGGCTGGCCGCCGACTATCCATCCATTAGCGTCGAACCCGATCGGATCTTTTTGCGGGAGGGCCATATAGCCACCTCGGGCGGCATCACCTCGGGCATCGATTTGGCGCTGTCGCTGGTGGAGGAGGATTGGGGCCGGGAGATGGCATTGCTCGGCGCACGGTACATGGTGGTGTTTCTAAGGCGGCCGGGAGGCCAGTCCCAGTTCAGCGGCTATCTTGTGAGCGAGGCTACGACTCATCCGGACTTGCGCGCGCTGCAGATGTGGATCGTGGAGCATCCGGCAGAGGATCTTCGCAACGAAGTGCTGGCCGAACGGATGGCGATGAGTCCCCGTAATTTCGCCAGAGTCTTCCGAATGGAAACCGGCATGACCCCAGCCAAGTTCGTAGAGAAGGCGCGGGTCGATGCCGCACGCCATTTCTTGGGCATCAGCGATCATCTGATCGAGACAGTGGCCAGGATCTCGGGCTTCGGCGATGCCGAACGCATGCGGAGAGCGTTCATCCGCCATCTGGGCGTCAGCCCACAGGACTATCGCGCACGATTCGGCCCGCCGGGTCCGCAACCGGCACCTATGGCGACCGAAAGCTATGCCGCCGCTCTCAAGGCATCGCTGAATGCGTTTTAG